A single Leptospira barantonii DNA region contains:
- a CDS encoding tetratricopeptide repeat protein, with translation MANRVLGSFLLIGILILILSFFMPGSSENKNPNDPTTVVVQPTWIQGLLSGFLAAIREIKESFASDPNANANSNSASIPAPNNTGEDPNEIFKRAYRANERGDYLKAIQEYSKYLELVPGDASGYYNRGLAQYTLKQYDVAMKDFSKAVEIDPNKTGAFLYKGYANEMLKDCPTAIEDFQKAIDLGEKYNAELYGHKARCENTDENYDDGLKDAQKAVNLDKKDAYAYFELAYAQYGLGRYQDSATTYTKVLQLTPKDEVAFHNRGLAYVFLKKNSAACKDFQKSLDLGYADSKNRLKEYCSK, from the coding sequence ATGGCAAATCGAGTCCTTGGTTCGTTTTTATTGATTGGAATTCTTATCTTAATTCTCAGCTTTTTTATGCCCGGTTCTTCCGAGAACAAGAACCCGAACGACCCCACGACCGTGGTCGTACAACCTACTTGGATCCAAGGTTTGTTGAGCGGTTTTCTTGCGGCGATTCGCGAGATCAAAGAAAGTTTCGCCTCCGATCCGAATGCAAACGCGAATTCGAACAGCGCTTCGATTCCCGCTCCGAACAACACCGGAGAAGATCCGAACGAAATTTTCAAACGAGCGTATCGGGCGAACGAAAGGGGAGATTATCTCAAAGCAATCCAAGAATATTCAAAATATCTCGAATTGGTTCCCGGTGACGCTTCCGGTTATTATAACCGAGGACTTGCTCAATATACATTAAAACAATATGATGTAGCCATGAAGGATTTCAGTAAGGCGGTCGAGATCGATCCGAATAAAACGGGCGCGTTTCTTTACAAAGGTTATGCGAACGAGATGTTAAAGGATTGCCCTACCGCCATCGAAGACTTTCAAAAAGCGATCGATCTCGGTGAAAAATACAACGCGGAACTCTACGGTCATAAGGCCCGTTGTGAAAACACGGATGAGAACTATGACGACGGCTTAAAGGACGCACAAAAGGCGGTGAACCTGGATAAAAAAGACGCGTATGCTTATTTCGAGTTGGCGTATGCTCAGTATGGTTTGGGAAGATATCAGGATTCCGCGACCACTTATACAAAGGTCTTACAGTTGACTCCGAAGGACGAGGTCGCTTTTCACAACCGAGGTCTTGCATACGTTTTTTTAAAAAAGAATTCCGCCGCGTGTAAGGATTTTCAAAAGTCTTTGGATTTGGGTTACGCCGATTCCAAGAATCGTTTGAAGGAATACTGTAGTAAGTAA